Within Tamandua tetradactyla isolate mTamTet1 chromosome 10, mTamTet1.pri, whole genome shotgun sequence, the genomic segment AACTCCACTTACTCTGTACCCTTCAGCCTGTAACTTAACTTCTACAAATCTCGGTTTCCCTATCTTAAAATGCAGATAATCATGGTATCTAGTTGGTTGACATTAGGCAAATTATATAACAACTCTGAGCctgtttctcatctctaaaaatgGTGATGCTGATACATAGTGCCCAACTTGTGGTTGTTCTGAGGATCAAaagagataatgcatataaatgtCTCAGACTAAAAGTCTCGCACCTATTAAATGTTCAGTAAgtgttattatatattattactaATAAATGAGACAATGAGTGAAAAGTGCTGGATGTATAGTAATTGTGCAATATGTAGAAGTACTAATCATTATTACTTAGTCCATACTGGTTGCCCTTTAATTTCTAATATCCATGGCGCTGGCAtcgttcttctttgtctcttagttTAAATATCTGAGAAAAATAATCTGCTGAACTCAGCTCTTCTTTGTTTGAATGGAACTTTTCATTTCAGGCTACCTCAGGGAATTGACCTTGGGCTCCCTTTGGTGATGAGAGTTCAGGGAACTAAGAGCTACCAGTTATGGAAAAGCAGGTGGGGATGGATGGGCCCACAGGGCATAAAATACCACCATCCTAGGCTGATCCATTAGTAGCACCCACTGGTAAGATAGTCTTCCTTGGAAGGGGTAGGGAGGTGACAGACACGTTCATTGCCAGGAGAATACAGTGACTCTACCAAGGGAAATGCAGGTTCTGATGTCAGTGCTTTCTTTACTGCTCTACTGCTTTACTTCTTACATACTctcatttccttcagtttttgttttttcaaagggGAAAGTAGAAATTAGTTTGAACATTATAGGAGAGAGTATTACCACCACAAGTAATGTAAGCTGTTGCAGCATTTAAATATGTTGATGTTCAATGTTATTTTCCCAGCATGTTATcataatatatcaatattatgTCATCCCTTGCTTCACTTTTGTAGCTATCTGTTGAAaacttttttaatgaattttgagATTTCAACATTTTGAGTAATTTTTCGTTTTTGGATTTTAAagttatatgctttttaaaatgcaattttactgagatatatttacatgccatataatcaaagtgtacagtcagtggttcactttatcatatagttgtacattcatcaccacaggcaatttttattagcattttcattgctccaaaaaatgtatataaataagaataagaataaaaataaaaataaaaataaaaaacaacacccaaaatatcccataacccttactcccctttactattatttattccttatccttaattttttactcatctctccatatgCTAGATaaaggagtgtcagccacaagattttcacaatcacacagtcacagtgtaaaagctatatagttatacacttgtcttcaaaaatcaaggctactggaatgcagttcaatggtttcaggtattttcctctagttattctaatacactaaaaactaaaaagtgatatctatataagccataagaataacctccagaataacctcttgactctatctgaaatctcttagtcactgaaactttattttgtttagttctcttcccccttttggtcaagaaggctttcacagTCCCACGATGccgagtcctggctcatccctgggagtcatgtcccacattgccagacagatttacacccctgggagtcatggccagtgtagcagggagggcagtgagttcacctcctgagttggcttagagagagaataacatctgaataacaaaataggttctctgggggtgactcttaagtataatataagtaggcttagcttctcctttttttttttaatgcaattttattgagatatcttcatgtacccTATAAtcttccaaagtgtacaatcaatggttcacagtatcatcatataggtcTGCATTCATCACCgcagtcaatttttgaacatttttattactccataaaatatatatataagaataaaagtgaaaattaaaagaatacccaaaacatcccatatcctttatccctcctattatttatttatttatgccttagttttttactcatctgtccatatactagaaaaagggagtgtcagccataaggttttcacaatcacatggtcacattataaaagctatatagctatacaatcatcgtcaagagtcaaggctattggaacatagtTCAGCCAagttatatacttttaaaaagatatgatAGGGATTTCAGATGCCAttctaaaaaaaaggaaagaacttatattagaaaagagcTGAAGATTCTCAATTGAGGTATTTAGAATGCTGGAATTAGAATTCAGTGGTATGGAACACAGTTATTACTCAAGTTATTGCATTTTAATACTCATAATCATGaattcttacaatttttttttgttattatagctgaagaaattaaaaagcttcGGAAACAGCtggaagaaatacaaaaagaaaatggccGATATATTGAATTACTGAAAGCAAATGATATATGCTTATATGATGACCCCACAATCCACTGGAAGGGAAATCTTAAAAACTCAAAGGTCTCTGTTGTTATTCCTAGTGACCAGGTTCAAAAAAATATCATTGTTTATTCAAATGGAAGTCAGCCTAGTGGAAACAGCCAGGGAGCAGCTGTTCAGGGGATAACCTTTAATGTCGGTCATAATTTACAAAAGCAAACCGCTAACGTGGTGCCAGTACAGAGGACTTGCAATCTTGTGACTCCTGTGTCTATTTCTGGAGTTTACCCTTCTGAAAACAAGCCATGGCATCAGACCACAGTTTCTGCATTGGCTGCCAATCAGCCTGTTCCTCTTTGTCTTCCTGCTGCCATTTCTGCTCAAAATATTCTTGAGCTTTCCACCTCAGAAAGTGATTCTAGTGTGCTTGGTGCCACCAGTAGCTCACTGATTGCTGTTCCTGTTGGGCCTGAACCTCACCAACATCATTCGTTGCACACATCTGTAAATGATCAAAATCCTTCTGAAAATAAGAATGGGCAAGAAACCGCCACATTATTGAAGAAAATGGTCCCTTGTGCTACAAGCATCCCCTCCAGCTCTTCAGCAACTGCCAATAAAGTGCAGCATGGCACCAAGCCCTGTCTGAGCCTACAGGACTGTAGAAGTGATTTGCAAAACACATTTGTTGTTTCAGTTGCCACCACGGTCTGCTCCCAGCCTCCTAGATCTGCAAGTAATTCTTTTCCAGTGAACAATAGCAAGGGTATGGACTCAACAAGTAGTTCCACAGTGGTGGCACCATCAGCCCCTGACATGGGGAAGACCATCGCTCCTGTTAGCACTCATTCTGCAAACCCTTTGAACAGTGGTTGGGCTCTTCCTTGCTCTTTGCCTTCTTCGAGTGTTAGTGCTTcggatttgaaaaatattaatagcCTTACCCGAATTTCCTCAGCTGGAAACACACAGACAACATGGACTACTTTGCAACTGGCGGGGAACACCATTCAGCCCTTAAGCCAGACACCGTCTACCGTTGTGACCCCAGTATTAAATGAGTCTGGTACTAGCCCCACTACAACAACCAACCACAGTAGACATGTGGCTACAGGCATCAACTTGAATAATTCCTTTCCAGCAGATGGGCAACCTGTTGAGCAAGTTGTTGTAACCTTGCCTTCTTGTCCATCTATACCTATGCAGCCACTAATTACCCACCCACAGGTTAAGTCTCAGCCTCCAAAAAGTATCCTTCCTTTGAATTCAGCAATGCAAGTGATTCAGATGGCTCAGCCAGTTGGTTCAGCTGTTAATGCAGCTCCAGCTAATCCAAATGTTATCATTCTTCAGCCTCCCAGCACCACCCCATGCCCAACAGTGGTGAGAGCAGAGGTTCCCAACCAAACAGTAGGTCAACAGATAGTGATCATACAGGCAGCTAATCAGAATCCTTTGCCACTCCTCTCTGCTCCACCTCCTGGTTCTGTTCGACTCCCTGTCAATGGTGCCAGTGCTATAATAGGGTCTAATAATTCAGTGCAAAATGTTTCAACCCCACAAACTTTTGGAGGAAAGCATCTTGTCCACATTTTACCAAGACCTTCCTCTTTATCAACATCTAATTCAACACAAACTTTTTCTGTTGCTATGTCAAGTCAACAACAGCCTCAAACCATTTCTTTAAATGGACAGCTCTTTGCTTTGCAGCCTGTGATGTCTTCATCAGGAACTACAAATCAAACCCCTATGCAAATTATTCAACCCACCACCAGCGAAGATCCAAATACCAATGTTGCCCTGAATACTTTTGGTGCTTTGGCCAGCCTCAATCAAAGCATATCCCAGATGGCTGGGCAAAGCTGTGTACAACTGTCTATTAGCCAGCCTGCCAATCCTCAAACTGCTGCGAATAGTCAAATCACCACAGCTAACTGTGTTTCGTTGACAACTACTGTAGCACCTCCTGTGACAACAGATAATTCAGCCACACTACCTAGTACTTATAATCTAGTGACTACTCCCTCAATGAACACTGTAGCTTGTTTGCCATCTAATGTGAGGTCAAAAAGGTTGAGTAAGAAGCCAGGTGCCAAGAAACACTTAGCTATCAAGTCAGCATGTCCCCTGAATCCAGCCAGAGATGTGGGGAAGTTAGACTGTCCCAGCACTGAAGGCTCAACAGAGCCATCATGTAACGATGAACTGCTGGAAAACCTCCCTGTTGTGTTGCCATCTGTTGCTATGTCCCAGGCAAATGGTGTAAGTGTTTCTGGTTCACATTCTTTGGAAGTTCTGAATTCTGAATCAGTGACATCTGAGTCTGTATCCAAATCTAAGTCAGCAGAAGAGTCTAGCTCATCCTCCCAGGAGTCTGTAACAAGTGAACATTTTGCAATGGACCCAGCAAAATCCAAAGAttccatccccattttacatcgAGAGACATCTCAGGATAAGCCACCAACTAGTTTGGCATTGTCAGATGCTGCCAAATCCTGCACTTCAGCGAATGTGTTGATTCCATCTCCAAATGATCCCCACATTTTGGTTTCTCAGGTTTCTGATTTGTCATCTACCACAAGCACTACAAGTACTGACTGTGTTTCTGAGGTAGAAATAATTGCTGAACCTTGCAGGGCTGAGCAAGATTCATCAGATATAGCACAAAACACAGGTCTCTTAAAAGGGCCTGGTTTATCTGCACTGCTATCTGATCTTGCTAAAGAGAAAGACCCTCAGAAAACATCTCTTTCAGTACAGGTGGACCATCCTGACTTTTCTTCTGGAAAttccaaaatagttgattcaagTGTTGATTTGCATCCCAAACAGGAGCTATTACTGATGAACAGTGATGGTAGAGATCCAGCACAGCATCATTCCTGCCTCCCTGATCAGGAAGTTATTAATGGTTCTTTGCTCACTGGTAGGCAGGCTGACTCTCCCATGTCAACCAGCTCTGGCAGTAGTCGTAGTTTCTCAGTTGCATCCATGCTTCCTGAAACAACTAGAGAGgatgtgattaacagtacaacaACTAATACCTGTGACAGCTGTACCTTTGCAGAACAAACTGATATAGTAGCTCTTGCAGCAAGAGCTATTTTTGACCAAGAGAACCTGGAGAAGGGAAGAGTTGGCATCCAGGCCGATATAAGGGAAACTTCTTCCAAACCAGAGACATCATCTTTAGAGGATGACCAGCCTTTCAAAACACAGATACCCAAAGACAATGGCACAGAACAGGCAGAGGCAACACCAAGTGAATTCAATTCTCAGGATTCAATTGAAGCAACTGTGGATAGGCCCCTTGAAAAACCTAGTTGTTCTGTAGGAATTAAAACATCAAATTCCTCTTTACAGGTTTCATCTTCTCAGCCACCAACAATCACCAGTTTAAGCGTGAATAATCTTATACATCAGAGCAACATCAGCCATCCTCTAGTCAGCTGTGCAGGTTTATCCCAAACTTCAGAGCAAACAACTGTTCCGGCAACTGTTAATCTGACTGTTTCATCCAGCTCCTATGGCACTCAGCCTCCTGGACCACCTTTGATGCCTGAATATTCCCAAGAACAGCTCAATACTATGACTAGTACTATACCAAATTCACAGATGCAAGAGCCACTCTTAAAGCCAAGTCATGAAAGCCGTAAGGATTCTGCTAAGCGTGCTGTCCAAGATGATATTTTACTTTCTTCAGCTAAACGTCAAAAGCATTGTCAGCCAGCTCCACACAGGCATGAAAATATGTCCCTGATAAGCCGAACACCAGACAGCATTTCTGATCAAACTCAAATGATCGTTGGTCAGATTCCTCCCAACTCTTCAAACTCAGTTGTGCCTGTTAGCAACCCAGTGCATGGAGATGGCCTTACACGGCTATTTCCACCTAGTAACAACTTTGTGGCCCCCGCACTGAGGCAGACTGAAGTACAGTGCACTTCTCAGCCTTCAGTTGCTGAGCAGCAGCAAACCCAGGCAAGTCAACACCTACAGGTCCTGCAACAGCATGTTTCAACTCAAGGGATATCTCACCTTCATAGTAACCATCTCTACttaaagcagcagcagcagcagcaacagcaagCAGGGCAGTTAAGAGAGAGGCATCACTTGTATCAACTGCAGCATCATGTTCCTCATGCAGAGAGCTCTGTCCACTCTCAGCCCCATAATGTCCACCAACAGAGAACTCTACAACAGGAAGttcaaatgcagaaaaagagGAATCTCGTTCAGGGTGCTCAGGCATCTCAACTTTCCTTACAACCGAAGCACCATGGAACTGATCAGTCCCGACCTAAGAGTGGTCAGCCACATCCCCACCATCAACAGATGCAGCAACAGATGCAACAACACTTTGGAAGCTCCCAGCCAGAGAAGAGCTGTGATAACCCTTCAACAAGCCGGAACCACCACAGCCATCCTCAGAACCATCTTAACCAGGATATTATGCACCAGCAGCAGGATGTTGGAAGCAGGCAGCAAGGTTCAGGGGTTTCTTCTGAACATTTATCTGGGCATAATACAATGCAGAGACTTTTGACATCAAGAGGGTTAGAGCAGCAGATGGTGTCCCAACCAAGTATTGTGACCAGGCCTTCAGACATGACCTGTACTCCACACAGACCAGAGAGAAATAGAGTTTCAAGTTATTCTGCCGAGGCACTCATTGGAAAGACATCTTCCAATTCAGAGCAGAGAATGGGTATATCAATTCAGGGTTCTAGAGTTTCAGATCAGCTTGAAATGAGGAGCTATCTTGATGTTCCCAGAAATAAGAGTTTGGCCATTCATAATATGCAGGGTCGTGTGGACCATACTGTTGCCTCAGATATCCGCCTTTCTGATTGTCAGACATTTAAGCCAAGTGGAGCCAGTCAGCAGCCCCAGAGTAATTTTGAAGTACAATCttcaagaaataatgaaataggtAACCCTGTATCATCATTGAGGAGTATGCAGTCCCAGGCTTTTCGGATTAGTCAAAACACTGGTCCACCACTTGACCGTCAAAAGAGATTACCGTATCCACCAGTTCAGAGTATTCCTACAGGAAATGCGATTCCACCAAGGGATGGTGAAAATACATGTCACCAAAGTTTCATGCAGAGTTTGCTTGCCCCTCACCTCAGTGATCAAGTCATTGGAAGCCAGAGATCACTGTCAGAACTTCAGAGGAATGCACAGTGTGGGCCTTCCTCTACAATTGAATATAATTGTCCCCCAACTCATGAAAGTGTCCATATTAGAAGAGAGAGTGAGAGTCAGAATAGGGAAAGTTGTGACATGTCCTTGGCTACAATTAACGCCAGGAACAGCACCTTGAATATTcctttttcaagttcttcttccTCAGGAGATATTCAAGGTCGAAACACAAGCCCCAATGTTTCTGCACAGAAATCTAATCCCATGAGGATTACTGACAGTCATGGGAACAAGGGACATATGAACCCTCCAGTCACAACAAACATGCATGGGGTCGCAAGACCAGCTTTGCCGCATCCATCTGTGTCTCATGGAAATGCTGATCAAGGGCCTCCTGTACGTCATGCTAATTCTTTGGTTCCCCAGAGGTCAAGGCATCCTCTGCAAGATGGCAGTGGTTCCAAAATTCGTCAGCCTGAAAGGAATCGTTCTGGAAACCAAAGACACAGTAATGTCTTTGATCCAAGTCTTCCCCATCTCCCTCTGTCTACTAGTGGCAGTATGATTCTTGGACGCCAGCAACCCActacagagaagagaggaagtaTTGTTCGTTTTATGCCTGACAGCCCACAAGTACCTAACGATAACTCAGCTCCTGACCAGCATACACTCTCACAaaattttggttttccttttattcccGAAGGTGGCATGAATCCACCAATAAATGCTAATACTTCTTTCATTCCACAGGTTACTCAGCCCAGTGCCACTCGAACTCCAGCCCTCATCCCAGTGGATCCCCAAAATACTCTCCCCTCCTTCTATCCCCCATACTCTCCTGCTCATCCTACACTGTCCAATGATATTTCAATCCCCTATTTTTCTAATCAAATGTTCTCAAATCCTAGCACTGAGAAGGTAAACAGTGGAAGTTTAAATAACCGATTTGGATCAATTTTATCTCCTCCCAGACCTGTTGGTTTTGCTCAACCAAGTTTTCCTCTTCTCCCTGATATGCCACCAATGCACATGACCAACTCTCACTTATCCAATTTTAATATGACATCTTTGTTTCCAGAAATAGCTACAGCTCTTCCTGATGGCTCAGCAATGTCACCTTTGCTTACAATAGCAAACTCCTCTGCCTCTGACTCTTCCAAGCAGTCCTCAAACAGACCTGCCCACAACATAAGCCATATTTTAGGTCATGATTGCAGTTCAGCTGTTTAAAAACTGAGAGATTAAATGTAGATGTAATGGGTGAGATTACaaatgtatttgtgtgtgcatgtacacatACTTGTACATGAAGAGTGAGATTGTGtgtatatgtctgtctttgtgcttGTGTAatcaattttcagttttcttctgaATGTCAGGAAGCCATGTCACTGATGATAGTAAATtgtcaaaaacaattttttttaaattgcatggTGTGCTTTATTTCCCAAGCAGATTTACATTTACAAGTtttatttataatcttttattCCTTAAATTTGAATTGGCTGAAAGTTTGGGAAAGATCATCTTGGCATGTGCCAGGTGATTGAAAGGAACCTAGATTTTAAACTTGATGTTGAAAATTTGCAAATTTGATAGTGAAATTCTATCCAAAACTATAGACAAAGTGATATAACACAATGGCTCATAACCAAATGCTGGCTAATGTCAGCATCTAGAGCAGTTTCTTATATGTGGCAGGTGCTGAATTAATGTTGAATTGAATGTCTATGGTTATAGTCAAGCAGttagcaaataaatgaattactATAATCAGCCTTTGATTTAAGTAGAGACTTCTTTTTTGATTATAACAATTTACTAACTTATTTGAATTTTGTGTCTTGTTCTTCAAATTAGGGAACCACGTTATTCCTTAATGTGCCAATACCCTTTAAAGCAAAGGTCTTCCTTAGACAGTTAGCCTTAAAAGTGAAAGCTAAAAAAGTATatgaattttctccattttggagTTGCGTCTTGCATCAGGCTCTAAGGATGAAAGCAATGATATTATAGAGTTTTGCATGTGTTCAGTTAATGATTGTTGTTCCATCAGATGAGTTTTGTTTTAATACTCTTCAGTCTACTTATTGGatcttgaaataaatttttttgcattcatttaaTCATTAGAACTAATCATCAGCAAATAGTGTGTTTGGATGCTGCACATTTATTTgagccttattttaaaaatatttctgagcaAAGTCTTAATCTCtgtctgtattttcatttattgatatttatattttaaatatggcaTTGTATATTGCATTATTATCCTTCATAATGGAATTATAATgagatgaatttttttcattattttttctgatgGTAGATGTGAAATGGTGCTTCAAAAATATATAGTcttttatatatgtctgtgtgtgtgtgtttgtgtatgtacaGCCATAGATTTTAAAGTATAAACTGGTTCTTTAAAAATAGACCTGCCATCTCTAAATGGAAAATTGAGACCTGAGACCTGCTGAAATATAGAAAAACTTGGTGTAAGGATTTAAAATAAACCCACTGagattaataataaattaaaacccttacacacacacacacaaacacacacacatcatactcgtattgatttttgaaaattaaggggaaaaaaaactaagaaaacaatCCTATAAACTCTTATTCTTAAACCCattactttttgttgttgctatatTCTGCCAAAAATGGGATGAGGAGGGAAAGATGCATGTAAATTGTCTGCTCTGTTAACTAAACCCAAGGaccagcattttttttctttctataaaaacCCACCTAAGTCTTGGTCAGAGCAGTTAATTCCAGTGAATACCTCTTCTA encodes:
- the USF3 gene encoding basic helix-loop-helix domain-containing protein USF3, yielding MPEMTENETPTKKQHRKKNRETHNAVERHRKKKINAGINRIGELIPCSPALKQSKNMILDQAFKYITELKRQNDELLLNGGNNEQAEEIKKLRKQLEEIQKENGRYIELLKANDICLYDDPTIHWKGNLKNSKVSVVIPSDQVQKNIIVYSNGSQPSGNSQGAAVQGITFNVGHNLQKQTANVVPVQRTCNLVTPVSISGVYPSENKPWHQTTVSALAANQPVPLCLPAAISAQNILELSTSESDSSVLGATSSSLIAVPVGPEPHQHHSLHTSVNDQNPSENKNGQETATLLKKMVPCATSIPSSSSATANKVQHGTKPCLSLQDCRSDLQNTFVVSVATTVCSQPPRSASNSFPVNNSKGMDSTSSSTVVAPSAPDMGKTIAPVSTHSANPLNSGWALPCSLPSSSVSASDLKNINSLTRISSAGNTQTTWTTLQLAGNTIQPLSQTPSTVVTPVLNESGTSPTTTTNHSRHVATGINLNNSFPADGQPVEQVVVTLPSCPSIPMQPLITHPQVKSQPPKSILPLNSAMQVIQMAQPVGSAVNAAPANPNVIILQPPSTTPCPTVVRAEVPNQTVGQQIVIIQAANQNPLPLLSAPPPGSVRLPVNGASAIIGSNNSVQNVSTPQTFGGKHLVHILPRPSSLSTSNSTQTFSVAMSSQQQPQTISLNGQLFALQPVMSSSGTTNQTPMQIIQPTTSEDPNTNVALNTFGALASLNQSISQMAGQSCVQLSISQPANPQTAANSQITTANCVSLTTTVAPPVTTDNSATLPSTYNLVTTPSMNTVACLPSNVRSKRLSKKPGAKKHLAIKSACPLNPARDVGKLDCPSTEGSTEPSCNDELLENLPVVLPSVAMSQANGVSVSGSHSLEVLNSESVTSESVSKSKSAEESSSSSQESVTSEHFAMDPAKSKDSIPILHRETSQDKPPTSLALSDAAKSCTSANVLIPSPNDPHILVSQVSDLSSTTSTTSTDCVSEVEIIAEPCRAEQDSSDIAQNTGLLKGPGLSALLSDLAKEKDPQKTSLSVQVDHPDFSSGNSKIVDSSVDLHPKQELLLMNSDGRDPAQHHSCLPDQEVINGSLLTGRQADSPMSTSSGSSRSFSVASMLPETTREDVINSTTTNTCDSCTFAEQTDIVALAARAIFDQENLEKGRVGIQADIRETSSKPETSSLEDDQPFKTQIPKDNGTEQAEATPSEFNSQDSIEATVDRPLEKPSCSVGIKTSNSSLQVSSSQPPTITSLSVNNLIHQSNISHPLVSCAGLSQTSEQTTVPATVNLTVSSSSYGTQPPGPPLMPEYSQEQLNTMTSTIPNSQMQEPLLKPSHESRKDSAKRAVQDDILLSSAKRQKHCQPAPHRHENMSLISRTPDSISDQTQMIVGQIPPNSSNSVVPVSNPVHGDGLTRLFPPSNNFVAPALRQTEVQCTSQPSVAEQQQTQASQHLQVLQQHVSTQGISHLHSNHLYLKQQQQQQQQAGQLRERHHLYQLQHHVPHAESSVHSQPHNVHQQRTLQQEVQMQKKRNLVQGAQASQLSLQPKHHGTDQSRPKSGQPHPHHQQMQQQMQQHFGSSQPEKSCDNPSTSRNHHSHPQNHLNQDIMHQQQDVGSRQQGSGVSSEHLSGHNTMQRLLTSRGLEQQMVSQPSIVTRPSDMTCTPHRPERNRVSSYSAEALIGKTSSNSEQRMGISIQGSRVSDQLEMRSYLDVPRNKSLAIHNMQGRVDHTVASDIRLSDCQTFKPSGASQQPQSNFEVQSSRNNEIGNPVSSLRSMQSQAFRISQNTGPPLDRQKRLPYPPVQSIPTGNAIPPRDGENTCHQSFMQSLLAPHLSDQVIGSQRSLSELQRNAQCGPSSTIEYNCPPTHESVHIRRESESQNRESCDMSLATINARNSTLNIPFSSSSSSGDIQGRNTSPNVSAQKSNPMRITDSHGNKGHMNPPVTTNMHGVARPALPHPSVSHGNADQGPPVRHANSLVPQRSRHPLQDGSGSKIRQPERNRSGNQRHSNVFDPSLPHLPLSTSGSMILGRQQPTTEKRGSIVRFMPDSPQVPNDNSAPDQHTLSQNFGFPFIPEGGMNPPINANTSFIPQVTQPSATRTPALIPVDPQNTLPSFYPPYSPAHPTLSNDISIPYFSNQMFSNPSTEKVNSGSLNNRFGSILSPPRPVGFAQPSFPLLPDMPPMHMTNSHLSNFNMTSLFPEIATALPDGSAMSPLLTIANSSASDSSKQSSNRPAHNISHILGHDCSSAV